A DNA window from Panthera tigris isolate Pti1 chromosome X, P.tigris_Pti1_mat1.1, whole genome shotgun sequence contains the following coding sequences:
- the LOC102968574 gene encoding histone H3.3-like → MAPTKQTAHRSTGGKTPRKQLASKVAGKSAPSTGGVRKTHRYRPDLSFQSVAIDAWRRQARPIRWVSADGNVRAIRAKRVTVRPNDIQLARHICGEHA, encoded by the exons ATGGCTCCAACAAAGCAGACTGCCCACCGATCCACTGGTGGTAAAACGCCCAGGAAGCAACTAGCTTCAAAAGTTGCTGGCAAGAGTGCGCCCTCTACCGGAGGGGTGCGGAAAACTCATCGTTACAGGCCTG ATCTGAGCTTCCAGAGTGTGGCCATCGACGCCTGGCGGAGGCAAGCGAGGCCGATCAGGTGGGTGTCGGCAGACGGCAACGTGCGTGCTATCCGGGCCAAACGTGTAACAGTCAGGCCGAACGACATCCAGTTAGCACGCCACATATGTGGAGAACATGCGTAA